Proteins from a single region of Hordeum vulgare subsp. vulgare chromosome 6H, MorexV3_pseudomolecules_assembly, whole genome shotgun sequence:
- the LOC123402351 gene encoding chemocyanin-like, with protein MALGRGSARSGAAAAAALLLGLLVTSAEAAKYTVGDYGGWKFNVAGWAKGRTFRAGDVLEFKYNGAVHDVAAVDAAAYRSCVVPKGKRALRSGHDRVRLVKGMHYFVCTVRGHCKANMKIAVRVI; from the exons ATGGCTCTGGGAAGAGGCAGTGCGAGGAGCGGcgcggccgcggcggcggcgctgctgcTCGGCTTGCTCGTGACGAGCGCCGAGGCGGCGAAGTACACGGTCGGCGACTACGGGGGCTGGAAGTTCAACGTCGCCGGGTGGGCCAAGGGGAGGACCTTCCGCGCCGGCGACGTGCTCG AGTTCAAGTACAACGGGGCGGTGCACGACGTGGCGGCCGTGGACGCGGCGGCGTACCGGAGCTGCGTGGTGCCCAAGGGCAAAAGGGCGCTGCGCAGCGGGCACGACAGGGTGAGGCTGGTCAAGGGGATGCACTACTTCGTCTGCACCGTGCGCGGGCACTGCAAGGCCAACATGAAGATCGCCGTCAGGGTCATCTAG
- the LOC123402352 gene encoding uncharacterized protein LOC123402352 — MGLFGSGFKFLAGVGCGVYVAQNYNVPNVKKLFNTYVFLAKHIEETYRKPKKDDKDD, encoded by the coding sequence ATGGGGCTCTTCGGTAGCGGCTTCAAATTTCTGGCGGGAGTGGGATGTGGTGTCTATGTGGCTCAGAACTACAACGTTCCAAATGTCAAGAAGCTGTTCAACACGTATGTTTTCCTGGCCAAGCACATTGAGGAAACATACCGCAAGccaaagaaagacgacaaagacgACTGA